A window from Culex pipiens pallens isolate TS chromosome 3, TS_CPP_V2, whole genome shotgun sequence encodes these proteins:
- the LOC120417132 gene encoding uncharacterized protein LOC120417132 produces the protein MPFSIEPFIPGAVSFLQFLEQLEWVFEHHKVSSDEDKRTSFMATCNREVYSEIKRLFPGKDLKKLTFKEITEALQKRYDKSVAGFIQRFNFYNRVQGSNESAEDFILDVKQQAELCDFGDFKNTAIRDKLICGMADSVLQESLFDEEDLSLSRVEKLILNREANNARKKIIAGDRHASVLNRLGRRDGAPAYKGRSRSRGRDLRGRSRSRSGRDWLDVFFPGWRNTFGETSRVNQVANTADQVLAEIESFPGWSDVSRSSQSAERSAEGGLSAEGRVHGTERASRY, from the exons ATGCCGTTTAGTATCGAGCCATTCATCCCCGGCGCCGTTtcgtttttgcaattcctagAGCAATTGGAATGGGTTTTCGAGCATCATAAAGTGTCGAGTGATGAAGACAAAAGAACGTCGTTTATGGCGACGTGTAATCGCGAGGTTTATTCGGAGATTAAGCGTTTGTTCCCCGGTAAAGATCTTAAGAAGCTCACGTTTAAGGAAATTACGGAAGCGTTGCAAAAGCGTTACGACAAGTCGGTTGCTGGTTTTATTCAGCGATTCAACTTCTACAATCGTGTTCAAGGGTCAAACGAGTCGGCAGAGGATTTTATCTTGGACGTGAAGCAGCAAGCGGAGTTGTGTGATTTCGGCGACTTTAAGAACACAGCGATCCGCGACAAGCTGATTTGCGGGATGGCCGATTCCGTTTTGCAAGAATCGTTGTTTGATGAAGAAGATCTGTCCTTGTCCCGAGTTGAAAAGTTGATCCTGAATCGTGAAGCCAACAACGCGAGGAAGAAGATAATAGCTGGTGACAGACATGCCAGTGTGTTGAATCGTCTTGGCAGACGTGACGGAGCACCTGCTTACAAGGGTCGGTCTCGTAGCAGAGGGCGCGATCTACGAGGAAGGAGCAGGAGTCGTTCTG GACGAGATTGGCTGGACGTTTTCTTTCCGGGTTGGCGCAACACGTTTGGAGAGACCAGCAGGGTGAATCAGGTGGCAAATACGGCGGATCAAGTTTTAGCTGAGATTGAGA GTTTCCCTGGGTGGTCGGACGTATCTCGCTCATCGCAATCAGCTGAAAGAAGCGCCGAAGGAGGACTATCAGCGGAAGGTCGTGTTCACGGCACGGAGCGAGCGTCGAGGTACTAA
- the LOC120417163 gene encoding 60S ribosomal protein L36, which produces MAPRYEICVGLNKGHKTTKIKQLQYRGDRKVKGIRPSRTKGIQTKHTKFVRDLVREVVGHAPYEKRGMELLKVSKDKRALKFLKRRLGTHIRAKRKREELSNILAHMRKAAHK; this is translated from the exons ATGGCTCCGAGATACGAAATCTGCGTCGGCCTCAACAAGGGCCACAAGACGACCAAGATAAAGCAGCTGCAGTACCGCGGCGATCGCAAGGTCAAGGGAATCCGCCCGTCCCGCACCAAGgga ATCCAAACCAAGCACACCAAGTTCGTGCGCGATCTGGTCCGCGAGGTCGTTGGCCACGCGCCGTACGAGAAGCGCGGTATGGAGTTGCTGAAGGTGTCCAAGGATAAGCGCGCCCTCAAGTTCCTGAAGCGTCGCCTCGGTACGCACATCCGCGCCAAGAGGAAGCGTGAGGAACTGTCCAACATTCTGGCCCATATGCGTAAGGCCGCCCACAAGTAA